A region from the Janthinobacterium agaricidamnosum genome encodes:
- a CDS encoding response regulator, whose protein sequence is MTYHTDAAAVRRQWIEWLFLLLGLLIVAAALAYAHLAEATRHDAAERERLSVLTALLAKNIEVDLEATNLVLGGVIRDYLAAGTAPDAGQALPRRLAALVDAMPGVRTMLVIDAQGKPVATNIAELADQDFSRRGYFQTARDAPDARMLYISAPFHTFKGDLVITASRMVQDKQGRFAGVVVATFAPEYFTAKFRTAMYAPDVWAVVLHGDGRQFLNYPARTANGANMDVPGSFLRRFRDSGYQAGVLSGVDIAGAPAAPRVMAMATIAPPALHMDRALIIGLSREEAAIAAPLQRQALGYVLSFAVLALAAASLLFWSQRRRRQQAAWHAEQETERQAMQAVSDSETRFRTLIEDAPVAIAILRHGRFIYSNPRYRRLHGYTADDNLNGLPWSAMISAPSLAALAANEALIEADSPSEQVFEAVGLGKQGLPVPMYKTTTRVVLKDGPATLIFAQDISTQKQAEEAMLLARDAAESANRSKAEFLANMSHEIRSPLNAILGMAWLLERDGLDGEALLMARKIRAAGQSLLGIINDVLDVSKIEAGHMTIERAPFRLADVIEKIAVSMGVAAHDKPIEVRIGPLPDGVEQVMGDALRLEQVLVNLTSNAIKFTAQGAVELTSALESRDGDAAVLCFSVRDTGIGIAPEVQEAIFSAFAQADSSTTRRFGGTGLGLTICRQLVRLMGGAMRLTSVMGQGSTFSFTVPLQLMPASAPSSPDMQGLRVLLADGKADSRAAVAAVAQGLGWRVHAVSGGQAALEHALACAEDARPGVIVLAARMPDMDGETTARALREHLPPQDCPIVILAASGAPATAPARRHTDPANPADAILNEPVTASSLYNATMEARQRRAEAAGLDTGHAALGARVLAGVRVLVVDDSDINRDVVNHILCDQGALPSFACDGQQALDWLLAHPSDVDIVLMDVQMPVMDGLQATRALRQLPQFQDLPVVALTAGAFRTQRTAALEAGVNHFISKPFDVPQTIALIASAHRRHAQGLPALPPAATEAATPLRAGGAAPVIDLAQGMAQWLDEAPYRQHLSHFGNTYRNTVGAMRALLAANARGDAAALAHKLAGVAGSLALPATLQAAQQAEQLLHAGGDASAALDALEQTLAHAIDAVAAFTAQTPAPGQPAMPETQHGSACQ, encoded by the coding sequence ATGACCTATCACACAGATGCGGCGGCGGTGCGCAGACAATGGATCGAATGGCTGTTCTTGCTCCTCGGGCTGCTCATCGTCGCTGCCGCCCTCGCCTATGCGCATCTGGCCGAGGCGACGCGCCATGACGCCGCCGAACGCGAGCGCCTGAGCGTGCTGACGGCGCTGCTGGCAAAAAATATCGAAGTCGACCTGGAGGCAACCAACCTGGTGCTGGGCGGCGTGATCCGCGACTATCTGGCCGCCGGCACGGCACCGGACGCCGGGCAAGCGCTGCCCCGGCGCCTGGCCGCGCTGGTCGACGCCATGCCTGGCGTGCGCACCATGCTGGTCATCGATGCGCAAGGCAAGCCGGTCGCCACCAACATCGCGGAACTGGCGGACCAGGATTTTTCGCGCCGCGGCTACTTCCAGACGGCGCGCGACGCCCCCGATGCGCGCATGCTGTACATCTCGGCGCCCTTCCATACCTTCAAGGGCGACCTGGTCATCACGGCGTCGCGCATGGTGCAGGACAAGCAAGGCCGCTTTGCCGGCGTGGTGGTGGCCACCTTCGCCCCCGAATACTTCACGGCCAAGTTCCGCACCGCCATGTACGCGCCCGACGTCTGGGCCGTGGTGCTGCATGGCGACGGCCGGCAGTTCCTGAATTACCCGGCCAGGACTGCCAATGGCGCCAATATGGACGTCCCCGGCAGCTTCCTGCGGCGCTTTCGCGACAGCGGCTATCAGGCGGGCGTCCTGAGCGGCGTCGACATTGCCGGCGCCCCCGCCGCCCCCCGCGTCATGGCCATGGCGACCATCGCCCCGCCGGCCCTGCACATGGACCGCGCCCTCATCATCGGCCTGAGCCGCGAAGAAGCGGCCATCGCCGCCCCGCTGCAACGCCAGGCGCTCGGCTACGTCCTTTCCTTTGCCGTGCTGGCGCTGGCCGCGGCCAGCCTGCTGTTCTGGAGCCAGCGGCGGCGCCGGCAGCAGGCCGCCTGGCATGCGGAGCAGGAAACGGAGCGCCAGGCCATGCAAGCCGTGTCCGACAGCGAAACGCGCTTTCGCACCCTGATCGAAGACGCGCCCGTGGCCATCGCCATCCTGCGCCACGGCCGCTTCATCTACTCGAATCCCCGCTACCGCAGGCTGCACGGCTACACGGCGGATGACAATCTGAACGGCCTGCCCTGGTCCGCCATGATTTCCGCGCCATCGCTGGCGGCGCTGGCCGCCAATGAAGCGCTGATCGAGGCGGATTCGCCCAGCGAACAGGTGTTCGAGGCCGTCGGCCTGGGCAAGCAGGGCCTGCCCGTGCCCATGTACAAGACCACCACGCGCGTGGTGCTCAAGGATGGACCGGCGACCCTGATCTTTGCCCAGGATATTTCCACGCAAAAGCAGGCCGAAGAGGCCATGCTGCTGGCGCGCGACGCGGCCGAATCGGCCAACCGCAGCAAGGCGGAATTCCTCGCCAACATGAGCCATGAAATCCGCTCGCCGCTCAACGCCATCCTCGGCATGGCCTGGCTGCTGGAACGCGACGGCCTCGATGGCGAAGCGCTGCTCATGGCGCGCAAGATCCGCGCCGCCGGCCAGTCCCTGCTGGGCATCATCAACGACGTGCTCGACGTATCGAAAATCGAGGCGGGCCACATGACCATCGAACGGGCGCCGTTCCGCCTGGCCGACGTGATCGAAAAGATCGCCGTCAGCATGGGCGTGGCCGCGCATGACAAGCCGATCGAAGTGCGCATCGGGCCGCTGCCCGATGGCGTCGAGCAGGTGATGGGCGACGCGCTGCGGCTGGAACAGGTGCTGGTCAACCTGACCAGCAACGCCATCAAGTTCACCGCGCAAGGCGCGGTCGAGCTGACGAGCGCGCTGGAGAGCCGCGACGGCGACGCCGCGGTGCTGTGTTTCAGCGTGCGCGACACGGGCATCGGCATCGCGCCCGAGGTGCAGGAGGCGATCTTTTCCGCCTTCGCCCAGGCCGATAGCTCCACCACGCGCCGCTTCGGCGGCACGGGCCTGGGCCTGACCATCTGCCGCCAGCTGGTGCGTCTGATGGGCGGCGCCATGCGCCTGACAAGCGTCATGGGCCAGGGCAGCACATTCAGTTTCACGGTGCCGCTGCAGCTGATGCCCGCCAGCGCCCCGTCCTCGCCCGACATGCAAGGCTTGCGCGTCTTGCTGGCCGACGGCAAGGCCGACTCGCGCGCCGCCGTGGCCGCCGTCGCGCAGGGTCTGGGCTGGCGCGTGCATGCCGTCTCCGGCGGCCAGGCGGCGCTCGAGCATGCGCTGGCCTGCGCCGAGGACGCGCGGCCCGGCGTCATCGTGCTGGCCGCGCGCATGCCGGACATGGACGGGGAAACCACGGCGCGCGCCCTGCGCGAGCACCTGCCGCCGCAGGATTGCCCCATCGTGATCCTGGCGGCCAGCGGCGCACCGGCGACAGCGCCCGCGCGCCGCCATACGGACCCGGCCAATCCGGCCGATGCCATCCTCAACGAACCGGTGACGGCTTCCAGCCTGTACAACGCGACGATGGAAGCGCGCCAGCGGCGTGCTGAAGCGGCCGGCCTGGACACGGGCCACGCAGCGCTGGGCGCACGCGTGCTGGCCGGCGTGCGCGTGCTGGTGGTCGACGACAGCGACATCAACCGCGACGTGGTCAACCATATCCTGTGCGACCAGGGCGCCCTGCCCTCGTTCGCCTGCGATGGCCAGCAGGCGCTGGACTGGCTGCTGGCCCACCCGTCCGACGTCGACATCGTGCTGATGGATGTGCAGATGCCCGTCATGGATGGCTTGCAGGCGACGCGCGCGCTGCGCCAGCTGCCGCAGTTCCAGGACTTGCCCGTGGTGGCCCTGACGGCCGGGGCGTTCCGGACACAGCGCACGGCGGCGCTGGAAGCGGGCGTGAACCATTTCATCAGCAAACCGTTCGACGTGCCGCAGACCATCGCCCTGATCGCGAGCGCGCACCGGCGCCATGCGCAAGGGCTGCCGGCCCTGCCGCCGGCAGCGACCGAAGCGGCGACGCCCTTGCGGGCAGGCGGCGCGGCGCCCGTGATCGACCTGGCGCAAGGGATGGCGCAGTGGCTCGACGAAGCGCCCTACCGCCAGCATCTGTCGCACTTCGGCAACACTTACCGCAATACGGTGGGCGCCATGCGCGCGCTGCTGGCGGCCAACGCACGCGGCGACGCCGCCGCGCTGGCGCACAAGCTGGCCGGCGTGGCAGGCAGCCTGGCCCTGCCCGCCACCCTGCAAGCCGCCCAGCAAGCCGAACAGCTGCTGCACGCGGGCGGCGATGCGTCAGCCGCGCTCGATGCCCTGGAACAGACGCTGGCGCACGCCATCGATGCCGTCGCCGCATTCACGGCACAGACGCCGGCGCCCGGCCAGCCGGCCATGCCAGAAACGCAACATGGCAGCGCATGCCAATGA